One Cervus elaphus chromosome 28, mCerEla1.1, whole genome shotgun sequence DNA segment encodes these proteins:
- the LOC122685341 gene encoding elongation factor 1-alpha 1-like, translating to MGKEKTHINIVVIGHVDSGKSTTTGHLIYKCGGIDKRTIEKFEKEAAEMGKGSFKYTWVLDKLKAERERGITIDISLWKFETSKYYVTIIDAPGHRDFIKNMITGTSQADCAVLIVAAGVGEFEAGISKNGQTREHALLAYTLGVKQLIVGVNKMDSTEPPYSQKRYEEIVKEVSTYIKKIGYNPDTVAFLPISGWNGDNMLEPSANMPWFKGWKVTRKDGNASGTTLLEALDCILPPTRPTDKPLRLPLQDVYKIGGIGTVPVGRVETGVLKPGMVVTFAPVNVTTEVKSVEMHHEALSEALPGDNVGFNVKNVSVKDVRRGNVAGDSKNDPPMEAAGFTAQVIILNHPGQISAGYAPVLDCHTAHIACKFAELKEKIDRRSGKKLEDGPKFLKSGDAAIVDMVPGKPMCFESFSDYPPLGRFAVRDVRQTVAVGVIKAVDKKAAGAGKVTKSAQKAQKAK from the coding sequence atgggaaaagagaaaacccACATCAACATCGTTGTCATTGGGCACGTAGATTCAGGGAAGTCTACCACGACTGGCCATCTGATCTACAAATGTGGCGGGATCGACAAGAGAACAATTGAGAAGTTCGAGAAGGAGGCTGCCGAGATGGGAAAGGGCTCCTTCAAATATACCTGGGTCTTGGACAAACTGAAAGCTGAACGTGAGCGTGGTATCACCATTGATATCTCCCTGTGGAAATTTGAGACCAGCAAGTACTATGTTACTATCATTGATGCCCCAGGACACAGAGACTTCATCAAAAACATGATTACAGGCACATCCCAGGCTGACTGTGCTGTCCTGATTGTTGCTGCTGGTGTTGGTGAATTTGAAGCCGGTATCTCCAAGAATGGGCAGACCCGTGAGCATGCCCTTCTGGCTTACACTCTGGGTGTGAAACAACTAATTGTTGGAGTTAACAAAATGGattccactgagccaccctaCAGCCAGAAGAGATACGAGGAAATTGTTAAGGAAGTCAGCACCTACATTAAGAAAATTGGCTACAACCCCGACACAGTAGCATTTCTGCCAATTTCTGGCTGGAATGGTGACAACATGCTGGAGCCAAGTGCTAACATGCCATGGTTCAAGGGATGGAAAGTCACCCGTAAGGACGGCAACGCCAGTGGAACCACCCTGCTTGAAGCTCTGGATTGCATCCTGCCACCAACTCGCCCAACTGACAAACCCTTGCGTTTGCCTCTCCAGGATGTCTACAAAATTGGTGGTATTGGTACTGTCCCTGTGGGTCGTGTGGAGACTGGTGTTCTCAAACCTGGCATGGTGGTCACCTTTGCTCCAGTCAATGTAACAACTGAAGTGAAGTCTGTAGAAATGCACCATGAAGCATTGAGTGAAGCCCTTCCTGGGGACAATGTGGGCTTCAATGTCAAGAACGTGTCTGTCAAAGATGTCCGTCGTGGCAATGTGGCTGGTGACAGCAAAAATGATCCACCCATGGAAGCTGCTGGCTTCACAGCTCAGGTGATTATTTTGAACCATCCAGGCCAAATCAGTGCTGGATATGCACCTGTGCTGGATTGTCACACAGCTCACATCGCTTGCAAGTTTGCTGAGCTGAAGGAGAAGATTGATCGTCGTTCTGGGAAAAAGCTGGAAGATGGCCCTAAATTCTTGAAATCTGGTGACGCTGCCATTGTTGATATGGTTCCTGGCAAGCCCATGTGCTTCGAGAGCTTCTCTGATTATCCTCCCCTGGGCCGTTTTGCTGTGCGTGACGTGAGACAGACAGTCGCTGTGGGTGTCATCAAGGCAGTGGACAAGAAGGCAGCTGGAGCTGGCAAGGTCACCAAGTCTGCCCAGAAAGCTCAGAAGGCTAAATGA